Proteins from a genomic interval of Zingiber officinale cultivar Zhangliang chromosome 1B, Zo_v1.1, whole genome shotgun sequence:
- the LOC122027786 gene encoding probable pectinesterase/pectinesterase inhibitor 21, with the protein MGKAVILVISAVVLVACVATVGVVTVSSRHGADSSQPQVAELSTSRKNIKEFCRPTDYQQTCETTLSSVAGNNTEPKDLANLVFNVTINHIKQAFDHSSTLQEAAKDPRTSEALANCRELLDYAIDDLRNSVNHLDDFSMEKIDKFIDDLKVWISATITYQETCLDGFQDADTDAAASMRKALNSSAELTSNILAIVTNFGDALEKFNFGGFNRKLLAVDGESFPSWVSGGQRRLLQLSPAELKPDFTVAQDGSGDVKTIGEALKLAPKNSTKNVVIYIKEGVYNELVQVNRSHTNIMMVGDGPTKTRITSNLNFIDGVSTFRTATVAVIGNGFIAKDLWIENSAGAAKHQAVALRVQSDRSVFYNMRLDGYQDTLYVHTYRQFYRECTITGTIDFIFGDSASIFQNCLILARKPLDNQQNIVTAQGRKDRRSAGAIILHNCTISADPEYFPFRNKLPTFLGRPWKEYSRTFVLQSQLDDLINPQGWLPWFGDFGLNTCFYTEIDNRGPGADKSQRVKWKGVKNVDLAHAQKFTVEKFIQGSTWLPQTGVPFIPGLLPPSGSTN; encoded by the exons ATGGGGAAGGCCGTCATTCTTGTGATCTCTGCCGTCGTACTAGTGGCCTGTGTTGCCACCGTCGGCGTCGTCACCGTTTCCAGCCGCCATGGCGCCGATTCGTCTCAGCCGCAGGTGGCCGAGCTGTCCACCTCGCGGAAGAACATCAAGGAGTTCTGCCGGCCCACCGACTACCAGCAGACTTGCGAGACCACGCTGTCCTCTGTCGCCGGCAACAACACCGAGCCCAAGGACCTCGCCAATCTTGTGTTTAATGTCACCATTAACCACATCAAGCAGGCCTTCGACCACTCCTCCACGCTTCAGGAGGCCGCCAAGGACCCGCGCACCTCCGAGGCCCTCGCGAACTGCCGGGAACTGCTGGACTACGCTATCGACGACCTCCGCAACTCGGTCAACCATCTCGACGATTTCTCCATGGAGAAGATCGACAAGTTCATCGACGACCTCAAGGTGTGGATCAGCGCCACCATCACGTACCAGGAGACGTGCCTCGACGGGTTCCAGGACGCCGACACTGATGCCGCGGCATCCATGCGCAAGGCGCTTAACAGCTCCGCCGAGCTCACCAGCAACATTCTCGCCATCGTCACCAACTTCGGAGATGCACTAGAGAAGTTCAACTTCGGGGGCTTCAATCGCAAGCTCCTTGCAGTCGATGGCGAGTCGTTCCCTTCTTGGGTATCTGGCGGCCAGCGAAGGCTTCTTCAGTTGAGCCCGGCGGAGCTGAAGCCCGATTTTACAGTGGCCCAGGATGGCTCCGGCGACGTCAAGACCATCGGCGAGGCCTTGAAACTCGCTCCCAAGAACAGCACGAAGAACGTGGTTATCTACATCAAGGAAGGAGTGTACAATGAGCTCGTCCAGGTCAACCGGAGCCATACCAACATAATGATGGTCGGCGACGGGCCGACCAAGACCAGGATCACCAGCAATCTCAACTTCATCGATGGCGTCAGCACCTTCAGAACTGCCACCGTTG CTGTGATTGGAAATGGATTCATCGCCAAGGACCTATGGATCGAGAACTCAGCAGGGGCAGCAAAGCACCAGGCCGTGGCTCTGCGAGTGCAGTCCGACAGGTCAGTGTTCTACAACATGAGGCTCGACGGATACCAGGACACCTTGTACGTCCACACCTACCGTCAGTTCTACCGCGAATGCACCATCACCGGCACCATCGATTTCATCTTCGGCGATTCCGCCTCCATCTTCCAGAACTGCCTCATCTTGGCCCGGAAGCCTCTGGACAACCAGCAGAACATCGTGACAGCTCAGGGGCGCAAGGACCGACGATCCGCCGGCGCAATCATCCTCCACAACTGCACCATCAGCGCTGACCCAGAATACTTCCCCTTCCGCAACAAGCTTCCCACCTTTTTGGGACGGCCATGGAAGGAGTACTCCAGGACCTTCGTGTTGCAGTCGCAGCTGGACGACCTGATCAACCCCCAGGGCTGGCTGCCGTGGTTCGGTGACTTCGGCCTCAACACTTGCTTCTACACCGAGATCGACAACCGTGGCCCCGGCGCCGACAAGAGTCAGAGGGTAAAATGGAAAGGAGTGAAGAACGTCGATCTCGCCCACGCCCAAAAGTTCACCGTGGAGAAATTCATCCAGGGCAGTACCTGGCTTCCTCAGACCGGCGTACCCTTCATCCCCGGCCTCCTACCTCCCTCAGGATCCACTAATTAG
- the LOC122050845 gene encoding GDSL esterase/lipase At1g28640-like, whose protein sequence is MASVAAPPPSVALAVAFLLVGGLATAAGCFSAIFSFGDSITDTGNAVRLGRVGGPSGISPYGRTFFGRPTGRFSDGRVILDFIAQGLGLPLVRPYLEGGDFRRGVNFAVAGATALDLDFFRAKGIDASWTHKSLRVQIEEFKQLLPSLSSDPKELLNTSLILLGEIGGNDYNHPFFHGNNADDIRTFIPSVIDAISSTISDLVELGAKTLLIPGNFPLGCVPAYLDVFESNDAEKYDSETGCIRWLNEFSEYHNHLLLEELERLRKLHPHVTLIYADYYGATISFFHAPKLFGFEAPLHACCGSNGRYNVSRSVQCGHKDAKVCSDPSAFISWDGIHLTEAAYGTIARSLLEGPHAKPSLLQTCSGTPQNELYDF, encoded by the exons ATGGCATCCGTCGCGGCGCCCCCTCCTTCAGTCGCCCTCGCCGTCGCCTTTCTCCTTGTCGGCGGCCTCGCGACTGCCGCCGGATGCTTCTCTGCCATCTTCAGCTTCGGCGACTCCATCACCGACACCGGCAACGCCGTCCGCCTCGGCAGAGTGGGCGGTCCCAGCGGCATCTCGCCGTACGGTCGCACTTTCTTCGGCCGCCCTACAGGCCGCTTCTCGGATGGCCGCGTCATCCTCGACTTCATTG CGCAGGGATTGGGGTTGCCGCTGGTCCGACCGTATCTCGAGGGAGGGGATTTTCGCAGGGGGGTTAATTTTGCGGTCGCTGGAGCCACCGCCCTCGACCTCGACTTTTTTCGTGCGAAGGGGATTGATGCTTCGTGGACCCACAAGTCCTTGCGCGTGCAGATTGAGGAGTTCAAGCAGTTGCTGCCGTCGCTCTCCTCTG ATCCCAAAGAATTATTGAATACTTCATTGATTCTGCTGGGAGAGATTGGAGGGAATGACTACAACCATCCATTCTTCCATGGAAACAACGCAGATGATATAAGAACCTTCATTCCTAGTGTGATTGATGCAATTAGTTCTACAATCAGT GATTTAGTAGAACTTGGGGCAAAGACATTGTTAATTCCTGGAAATTTTCCACTTGGATGTGTTCCAGCTTATTTAGATGTATTTGAGAGCAATGATGCTGAGAAATATGACTCAGAAACAGGGTGTATTAGGTGGTTGAATGAATTCTCCGAGTACCACAACCACCTACTTCTAGAAGAGCTGGAAAGGCTTCGAAAGCTTCACCCACATGTTACCCTCATCTACGCAGATTACTATGGTGCAACTATAAGCTTCTTTCATGCCCCCAAACTTTTTG GATTTGAGGCTCCACTCCATGCATGTTGCGGATCCAATGGTCGATATAATGTCAGCCGTTCTGTTCAGTGTGGCCACAAGGATGCAAAGGTCTGCAGTGATCCATCTGCGTTCATTTCCTGGGATGGCATCCACCTAACCGAGGCAGCTTATGGCACAATAGCACGAAGCTTATTAGAAGGTCCACATGCCAAGCCTTCACTGCTCCAAACATGCTCAGGCACCCCACAGAATGAACTTTATGACTTCTAG